One window of Streptomyces sp. FIT100 genomic DNA carries:
- a CDS encoding Cof-type HAD-IIB family hydrolase codes for MTSANDPLPLLANVRLIATDLDGTLLRDDKSVSDRTVAALAAAEEAGIEVFFVTGRPARWMDVVSDHVHGHGLAICANGAAVVDLHAGGRLIQARPLERATALDVVRTLREAAPGTSFAVELSTGIHYEPEYPPFHLDPGATVATAEKLLNEDGPDSGAPVLKLLAHHAQLTPDGFLDLARVAAGHLASFTRSSPTALLEVSGPGVSKASTLALCCAQRGISSDEVVAFGDMPNDVEMLTWAGTSYAMGNAHPDVIAAASGRTVANNEDGVAVVIERILAAREDGPARTS; via the coding sequence GTGACCTCTGCCAACGATCCTCTGCCGCTCCTCGCCAACGTCCGGCTGATCGCCACCGACCTCGACGGCACCCTGCTGCGCGACGACAAGTCCGTCTCGGACCGCACCGTCGCGGCGCTCGCCGCCGCCGAAGAGGCCGGCATCGAGGTCTTCTTCGTCACCGGCCGCCCGGCCCGCTGGATGGACGTCGTCAGCGATCACGTCCACGGCCATGGCCTCGCCATCTGCGCGAACGGCGCCGCCGTGGTCGATCTGCACGCCGGCGGCAGGCTGATCCAGGCCCGCCCGCTGGAGCGGGCGACCGCGCTCGATGTCGTCAGGACGCTGCGCGAGGCGGCGCCCGGCACCTCGTTCGCCGTCGAGCTGAGCACCGGAATCCACTACGAGCCGGAGTACCCGCCCTTCCACCTCGACCCGGGCGCCACCGTCGCCACCGCCGAGAAGCTGCTCAACGAGGACGGCCCCGACTCCGGCGCCCCCGTGCTCAAACTGCTCGCCCACCACGCGCAGCTCACCCCCGACGGCTTTCTCGACCTGGCCCGCGTCGCCGCCGGCCACCTCGCCTCGTTCACCCGGTCCAGCCCGACCGCACTGCTGGAGGTCAGCGGTCCGGGGGTGTCCAAGGCTTCCACGCTCGCACTGTGCTGCGCCCAGCGCGGTATCTCGTCGGACGAGGTCGTGGCCTTCGGGGACATGCCCAACGACGTCGAGATGCTGACCTGGGCGGGCACGTCGTACGCGATGGGCAACGCCCACCCGGACGTGATCGCCGCCGCCTCCGGCCGGACCGTCGCCAACAACGAGGACGGCGTCGCGGTCGTCATCGAGCGGATCCTCGCCGCGCGCGAGGACGGGCCGGCCCGGACGTCGTAA
- a CDS encoding M23 family metallopeptidase has protein sequence MGHQHRDRRRHRLMLVPLLCLLLVLPASPAAANDGPTVGSEVLRLYDEVAKATASYERGLHASEIERARTERLQQRLAERRSELEGLHNKIGAVARAQYRSGGSLAITAKLLLADDPDEMMRGWQLAWQADLAVNRLLDQTEKAEDRASRAEERARAAWLRLEERTSRLAWQKQGIETKLESAQWMLQGEANRSAAAGECSGADRLDQPPLEAGPNWVSPVEYYTLSAGYDSAGGRWSHRHTGQDFAVGIGAPVRSVGEGRVVSVSCGGAFGMEVVVEHAGGWYTQYAHLAAVTVDQGELVSTGQWVGQAGTTGNSTGPHLHFEARLTPYYGSAVDPVAWLAERGVQLG, from the coding sequence ATGGGCCACCAACACCGCGACCGGCGCCGGCACCGGCTGATGCTCGTGCCTCTGCTGTGCCTGCTGCTGGTCCTCCCGGCATCACCGGCCGCCGCCAACGACGGGCCCACCGTCGGATCCGAGGTGCTCCGCCTCTATGACGAGGTGGCGAAGGCCACCGCGTCGTACGAGCGCGGTCTGCACGCATCGGAGATCGAGCGCGCCCGTACCGAGCGGCTCCAGCAGCGGCTGGCCGAACGGCGCAGTGAACTCGAAGGGCTGCACAACAAGATCGGGGCCGTCGCCCGCGCCCAGTACCGGTCGGGCGGCTCCCTGGCGATCACGGCCAAGCTGCTGCTCGCCGACGACCCCGACGAGATGATGCGCGGCTGGCAGCTGGCGTGGCAGGCGGACCTCGCCGTGAACCGGCTGCTCGACCAGACCGAGAAGGCCGAGGACCGGGCCAGCAGGGCGGAGGAGCGGGCGCGCGCCGCCTGGCTCCGCCTTGAGGAGCGCACATCGAGGCTGGCCTGGCAGAAGCAGGGCATCGAGACCAAGCTGGAGTCGGCGCAGTGGATGCTCCAGGGGGAGGCCAACCGCAGTGCGGCGGCCGGGGAGTGCTCCGGAGCGGATCGGCTCGACCAGCCGCCGCTGGAAGCGGGTCCCAACTGGGTGTCGCCTGTGGAGTACTACACGCTGTCGGCCGGGTACGACAGCGCGGGCGGCCGGTGGTCGCACCGGCACACGGGACAGGACTTCGCCGTCGGCATCGGCGCACCGGTGCGGTCGGTGGGTGAGGGCCGGGTGGTCTCGGTCTCCTGCGGCGGAGCCTTCGGCATGGAGGTCGTGGTCGAGCACGCGGGCGGCTGGTACACGCAGTACGCCCACCTCGCCGCGGTCACCGTCGACCAGGGTGAACTCGTCAGCACCGGCCAGTGGGTCGGGCAGGCGGGTACGACCGGGAACTCGACGGGGCCGCATCTGCACTTCGAGGCGCGGCTCACCCCGTACTACGGGTCCGCGGTGGATCCGGTGGCCTGGCTGGCCGAGCGCGGCGTCCAACTGGGCTGA
- a CDS encoding GAF domain-containing protein → MTAPEMRDPEGPPHPEGPLEAATQATRSLQGLSTELTARVPQLLEAMRSIGTGLELHSTLDRICETAAELACARYAAIGVVGEEGKGLSDFVTYGVTEDVARRIGHPPDGRKGLLGALIHHPEPIRLADLTRDPRSAGFPPGHPPMKTFLGVPIRVQGEIFGNLYLAEKRGGGSAGDEVGGAEFSAYDLHMLRVLATEAGIAIGNARLYEAARQRERWIDGSVAVTTALLSGGDADDALSVVAEQARRLAGAAAGLVLLPADDGGLEIVAASGPQSRRPLGVVVPEESPAVASLLAGEAVFVADAATDPRLITDVMRDYGPGMLLPLHSGGRVLGALITPRVRGARPFTEAERTLATQFASQAAVALMMAEAQRDRERLAVYEDRDRIARDLHDLVIQRLFATGMMLESAQRKSRVPAVQEGVGKAVDELDVTIQEIRTAIFALQQGPAEAPSGLRTRVLREINMAAVPLGFKPAHRFLGPVDTVVGELTGKNLIAALREALSNAFRHAAASRIEVVVDASVRLGGQGDGAAGDHGARDDAQGEPGVRLSVADDGVGIPEGGRRSGLRNLRRRAESLGGSSWCEPGIAEDGGGTTLIWEAPLQPRAGSAVGEDQPEA, encoded by the coding sequence ATGACAGCGCCCGAGATGAGGGATCCCGAGGGGCCCCCGCACCCGGAAGGGCCTCTTGAAGCCGCCACCCAGGCGACCCGCAGTCTCCAGGGCCTGTCCACCGAGCTCACGGCCCGCGTCCCCCAGCTGCTGGAAGCGATGCGCTCCATCGGCACGGGACTGGAACTGCACTCCACCCTCGACCGGATCTGCGAGACCGCGGCGGAGCTCGCCTGCGCCCGGTACGCCGCCATCGGCGTCGTCGGCGAGGAGGGCAAGGGCCTCTCCGACTTCGTGACCTACGGGGTCACGGAGGACGTGGCGCGGCGCATCGGGCATCCGCCCGACGGCCGCAAAGGGCTGCTCGGCGCGCTGATCCACCACCCCGAGCCGATCCGGCTCGCGGATCTGACGCGGGATCCGCGATCCGCCGGTTTCCCCCCGGGGCATCCGCCGATGAAGACCTTCCTCGGCGTACCGATCCGGGTCCAGGGCGAGATCTTCGGCAATCTCTATCTGGCGGAGAAACGGGGCGGCGGGTCCGCGGGCGACGAGGTCGGCGGCGCCGAGTTCAGCGCGTACGACCTCCATATGCTGCGGGTCCTCGCGACCGAGGCCGGCATCGCGATCGGCAACGCCCGTCTGTACGAGGCGGCCCGGCAGCGCGAGCGCTGGATCGACGGCTCCGTCGCCGTCACCACCGCGCTGCTCTCCGGCGGTGACGCGGACGACGCCCTCAGCGTCGTCGCGGAACAGGCGCGCAGGCTCGCCGGAGCCGCGGCCGGGCTCGTGCTGCTCCCGGCCGACGACGGCGGGCTGGAGATCGTCGCCGCCTCCGGGCCCCAGTCGCGCAGGCCGCTCGGCGTCGTCGTCCCGGAGGAGAGCCCTGCCGTCGCCTCGCTGCTCGCGGGTGAGGCCGTGTTCGTCGCGGACGCCGCCACCGATCCGCGTCTGATCACCGATGTGATGCGCGACTACGGGCCGGGCATGCTGCTGCCGCTGCACAGCGGCGGCCGGGTGCTCGGTGCGCTGATCACACCGCGGGTGCGCGGCGCGCGCCCGTTCACCGAGGCCGAACGCACCCTGGCCACGCAGTTCGCCTCACAGGCCGCGGTGGCGCTGATGATGGCCGAGGCCCAGCGGGACCGTGAACGGCTCGCCGTGTACGAGGACCGCGACCGGATCGCCCGCGATCTGCACGACCTGGTGATCCAGCGGCTGTTCGCCACCGGGATGATGCTGGAGAGCGCACAGCGCAAGTCTCGGGTGCCCGCCGTGCAGGAGGGGGTCGGCAAGGCGGTCGACGAACTGGACGTGACCATCCAGGAGATCCGCACCGCCATCTTCGCGCTCCAGCAAGGGCCTGCGGAGGCGCCGTCCGGGCTGCGCACGCGCGTGCTGCGGGAGATCAACATGGCCGCTGTGCCCCTGGGCTTCAAGCCCGCGCACCGCTTCCTCGGCCCGGTCGACACGGTGGTCGGGGAGCTGACGGGCAAGAACCTGATCGCGGCGCTGCGCGAGGCACTCTCCAACGCCTTCCGGCACGCGGCCGCGTCCCGCATCGAGGTCGTCGTCGACGCGAGCGTACGGCTCGGCGGCCAGGGCGACGGCGCAGCCGGGGATCACGGCGCCCGGGATGACGCGCAGGGCGAGCCCGGGGTGCGGCTGTCGGTGGCGGACGACGGTGTGGGCATTCCGGAGGGCGGTCGGCGCAGCGGTCTGCGCAATCTCCGGCGGCGCGCCGAGTCGCTGGGCGGATCGAGCTGGTGCGAGCCGGGCATCGCGGAGGACGGCGGCGGTACGACGCTGATCTGGGAGGCGCCTCTTCAGCCGCGCGCGGGCTCGGCCGTCGGTGAGGATCAGCCGGAAGCCTGA
- the cydD gene encoding thiol reductant ABC exporter subunit CydD: protein MKPVDPRLLRYARATRFFMAAVVALGLAGAALVVGQAMLIAEVVVGAFQHGLEASGLWTELVLLALVAAGRGLVSWLTELAAHRASAAVKSELRMRLLERATVLGPGWLSGQRTGSLVALATRGVDALDDYFARYTPQLGLAVVVPVAVLARIVTEDWVSAAVIVVTLPLIPLFMVLIGWATEARMDRQWKLLSRLSGHFLDVVAGLPTLKVFGRAKAQAESIRTITAEYRRATLKTLRIAFLSSFALELLSTLSVALVAVGIGMRLVHGELDLYTGLVVLILAPEAYLPLRQVGAQYHAAAEGLSAAEEIFDVLETPVRAGGTGSAGSVRLELSGVTVRRPGRAEPSLDSASLVVEPGEVVALVGPSGVGKSTLLDVVLGFVPPAEGRVTLGGTALDALDLERWRESIAWVPQRPYLFAGTVAENVRLARPEADDAEVVAALRDAGAYDFVTALPRGVDTVLGEDGAGLSAGQRQRLALARAFLADRPLLLLDEPTAALDGETEAGIVEAVRRLAVGRTVLLVVHRPALLALADRVVELGPGHSPVAAGALELLGASAALRPSSPAHADDGGPATASAEGGQRGAGVAARVRGMAGELRGRLMLALLLGSLALGSAVGLMAVSGWLISRASEQPPVLYLMVAVTATRAFGIGRAVFRYAERLVSHDAVLRMLADLRVGVYRRLERLAPAGLRRTRRGDLLSRLVADVDALQDYWLRWLLPAGVAVVVGTGAVGFTAWLLPEAGAVLAVGLLAAGVAVPAVSGACARRAERRLAPARGALAARVVDLLRGTAELTVSGALKGRLAAVREADQALTRIASRTASATALGAGLSALACGLTVVFAAYAGVMAVHAGRIEGVELAVVVLTPLAAFEAVTGLPLAVQYRQRVKRSAERVFEVLDAPAPVHEPSHPAPAPASPFPLQVRGLAARHAGQDRDALDGLELSLTAGRRIAVVGASGSGKTTLAQVLLRFLDARAGTYTLGGTDAAALDGDTVRRFVGLCAQDAHIFDSSIRENLRLARTDASDAELRAVLAGARLLEWADGLPAGLDTLVGEHGARLSGGQRQRLALARALLADFPVLLLDEPAEHLDLATADALTADLLAATEGRTVLLITHRLRGIESVDEILVLDDGRTVQRGPYAELAVVDGPLRRMLERERAGDLVAGPVLGPVGGLGGGSVGRRVVGRTDSAIRESTFPGK, encoded by the coding sequence GTGAAACCCGTCGACCCGCGTCTGCTCCGGTACGCCAGGGCCACCCGCTTCTTCATGGCGGCCGTAGTGGCCCTCGGCCTGGCCGGGGCGGCGCTGGTCGTCGGTCAGGCGATGCTCATCGCCGAGGTGGTGGTGGGGGCGTTCCAGCACGGGCTGGAGGCGTCCGGGCTGTGGACGGAACTGGTCCTGCTGGCGTTGGTCGCCGCGGGCCGGGGACTCGTGTCGTGGCTGACCGAACTCGCGGCGCACCGGGCGAGTGCGGCGGTCAAGAGTGAGTTGCGGATGCGGCTGCTGGAGCGAGCGACGGTGCTTGGGCCGGGCTGGCTGAGCGGACAGCGCACCGGCTCGCTCGTCGCACTGGCGACTCGCGGGGTGGACGCTCTCGATGACTACTTCGCGCGCTATACGCCGCAGCTGGGGCTCGCGGTCGTGGTTCCGGTGGCGGTGCTGGCGCGCATCGTCACCGAGGACTGGGTGTCGGCCGCGGTCATCGTTGTGACCCTGCCGCTGATTCCGCTCTTCATGGTGCTGATCGGCTGGGCCACGGAGGCCCGGATGGACCGTCAGTGGAAGCTGCTGTCACGGCTGTCGGGACATTTCCTCGATGTGGTGGCGGGGCTACCGACGCTGAAGGTGTTCGGTCGGGCGAAGGCGCAGGCCGAGTCGATCCGGACGATCACGGCGGAGTACCGGCGGGCGACGCTGAAGACGCTGAGGATCGCCTTCCTCTCCTCGTTCGCGCTGGAGCTGCTGTCGACGCTGTCGGTGGCGCTGGTGGCCGTCGGCATCGGGATGCGGCTCGTCCACGGAGAGCTCGATCTGTACACGGGCCTCGTGGTGCTGATCCTTGCGCCCGAGGCGTATCTCCCGCTCCGACAGGTCGGCGCGCAGTATCACGCGGCGGCAGAGGGGCTCTCGGCGGCGGAGGAGATCTTCGACGTGCTGGAGACACCCGTGCGGGCCGGGGGCACGGGAAGTGCCGGCTCGGTACGGCTGGAGCTCTCCGGGGTGACGGTCCGGCGTCCGGGCCGGGCGGAGCCGTCGCTCGACTCGGCCTCGTTGGTGGTCGAGCCGGGCGAAGTGGTGGCCCTGGTGGGTCCGAGCGGCGTCGGAAAGTCCACGCTGCTGGATGTGGTGCTGGGGTTCGTGCCGCCGGCCGAGGGGCGGGTGACGCTCGGCGGCACGGCTCTGGATGCCCTCGACCTCGAACGCTGGCGGGAGTCGATCGCCTGGGTCCCGCAGCGGCCGTACCTCTTCGCGGGAACGGTCGCGGAGAACGTACGGCTCGCGCGACCGGAGGCGGATGACGCGGAGGTCGTGGCGGCTCTGCGGGACGCGGGGGCGTACGACTTCGTGACCGCGCTGCCGCGGGGTGTGGACACGGTCCTCGGCGAGGACGGCGCGGGCCTCTCCGCCGGACAGCGCCAACGGCTCGCGCTCGCCCGGGCGTTCCTCGCGGACCGGCCACTGCTGCTGCTCGACGAGCCCACGGCGGCGCTGGACGGCGAGACCGAGGCGGGGATCGTGGAGGCGGTCCGCCGGCTGGCGGTGGGGCGGACGGTGTTGCTGGTCGTGCACCGGCCGGCGCTGCTGGCGCTCGCGGACCGGGTGGTGGAGCTGGGCCCCGGCCACTCGCCCGTTGCCGCGGGCGCCCTGGAACTCCTCGGCGCCTCCGCCGCCCTGAGGCCCTCGTCCCCGGCGCACGCCGACGACGGCGGGCCCGCCACCGCATCGGCGGAGGGCGGCCAGAGGGGCGCCGGGGTGGCGGCGCGGGTGCGGGGCATGGCTGGGGAGCTGCGGGGTCGGCTGATGCTCGCGCTGCTGCTCGGGAGTCTGGCGCTCGGGTCGGCCGTGGGGCTCATGGCCGTGTCCGGGTGGCTCATCTCGCGGGCCTCGGAGCAGCCGCCCGTCCTGTATCTGATGGTGGCGGTCACGGCCACGCGGGCGTTCGGGATCGGGCGGGCCGTCTTCCGGTACGCCGAGCGGCTCGTGTCGCACGACGCCGTGCTGCGGATGCTCGCGGATCTACGGGTCGGGGTGTACCGGCGGCTGGAGCGGCTCGCGCCGGCCGGACTGCGTCGTACCCGGCGGGGTGATCTGCTGTCGCGGCTGGTCGCCGATGTCGACGCGCTCCAGGACTACTGGCTGCGGTGGCTGCTGCCCGCGGGCGTCGCGGTCGTCGTCGGGACCGGCGCCGTCGGGTTCACCGCGTGGCTGCTGCCCGAGGCCGGTGCCGTGCTCGCCGTCGGGCTGCTCGCCGCGGGGGTGGCCGTCCCGGCGGTCAGCGGTGCGTGCGCCCGCCGGGCCGAGCGCAGGCTCGCCCCGGCCCGTGGGGCGCTGGCGGCACGGGTCGTCGATCTGCTGCGCGGAACGGCCGAGCTCACCGTCTCCGGGGCGCTGAAGGGCCGGCTCGCCGCCGTGCGGGAGGCCGACCAGGCGCTGACCCGGATCGCCTCGCGCACCGCCTCCGCCACCGCGCTGGGCGCCGGGCTCTCCGCCCTCGCCTGTGGACTGACCGTCGTCTTCGCCGCGTACGCGGGTGTCATGGCCGTCCACGCGGGCCGTATCGAGGGCGTCGAACTCGCGGTCGTCGTCCTGACCCCGCTCGCCGCGTTCGAGGCCGTCACCGGGCTCCCGCTCGCCGTGCAGTACCGCCAGCGGGTCAAGCGGAGTGCGGAGCGGGTCTTCGAGGTGCTCGACGCGCCCGCGCCCGTCCACGAGCCGTCGCACCCGGCCCCCGCACCCGCCTCGCCGTTCCCGCTCCAGGTCCGCGGGCTCGCGGCGCGCCACGCGGGTCAGGACCGCGACGCCCTCGACGGCCTGGAGCTGAGCCTCACCGCGGGCAGGCGGATCGCGGTCGTCGGCGCGTCCGGTTCCGGAAAGACCACCCTCGCGCAGGTCCTGCTGCGCTTCCTCGACGCACGTGCGGGCACGTACACCCTCGGTGGGACGGACGCGGCGGCGCTCGACGGGGACACCGTCCGCCGGTTCGTCGGGCTCTGTGCCCAGGACGCCCATATCTTCGACAGCTCCATCCGCGAGAACCTCCGGCTCGCCCGCACCGACGCATCCGACGCCGAACTGCGCGCGGTGCTCGCCGGAGCCCGGCTGCTGGAGTGGGCGGACGGCCTGCCCGCCGGTCTGGACACCCTGGTCGGCGAGCACGGTGCCCGGCTCTCCGGCGGCCAGCGCCAGCGTCTGGCCCTCGCCCGCGCACTTCTCGCCGACTTCCCCGTCCTGCTCCTCGACGAGCCGGCCGAGCACCTCGACCTGGCCACGGCCGACGCGCTCACCGCGGATCTGCTGGCCGCCACGGAGGGACGTACGGTGCTGCTGATCACCCACCGGCTGCGCGGGATCGAGTCCGTCGACGAGATCCTGGTGCTGGACGACGGCCGGACCGTGCAGCGGGGACCGTACGCGGAGCTGGCGGTGGTGGACGGGCCCCTGCGGCGGATGCTGGAGCGCGAGCGTGCCGGTGACCTCGTGGCCGGTCCCGTTCTCGGCCCCGTCGGTGGTCTCGGCGGAGGTTCCGTCGGCCGTCGTGTCGTCGGCCGGACGGACAGCGCGATCCGGGAGTCGACTTTCCCTGGCAAATAG
- the cydB gene encoding cytochrome d ubiquinol oxidase subunit II — MELHNVWFVLIAVLWIGYFFLEGFDFGVGILTRLLARDRPERRVLINTIGPVWDGNEVWLLTAGGATFAAFPEWYATLFSGFYLPLLIILVCLIVRGVAFEYRAKRPEERWQRNWEQAIFWTSLVPAVLWGVAFGNIVRGVKIDAEMEYVGTFADLLNPYAILAGLVTLSLFTFHGAVFVALKTVGDIRERARKLARTLGVITAVLALGFLSWTQAEKGDGVSLVAMIVAVLALVGAVGANQMGREGWSFALSGLTIAAAVAMLFLTLFPNVMPSSLNEQWSLTVTNASSSPYTLKIMTWCAAIATPVVLLYQGWTYWVFRKRIGTQHIADPH, encoded by the coding sequence ATGGAACTCCACAACGTCTGGTTCGTACTGATCGCCGTCCTCTGGATCGGCTACTTCTTCCTCGAAGGCTTTGACTTCGGGGTCGGCATTCTGACGAGACTGCTCGCCCGGGACCGCCCCGAGCGGCGCGTGCTCATCAACACCATCGGCCCCGTCTGGGACGGGAACGAGGTGTGGCTGCTCACGGCGGGCGGTGCGACGTTCGCCGCCTTCCCCGAGTGGTACGCCACGCTCTTCTCCGGCTTCTATCTGCCGCTGCTGATCATCCTGGTCTGCCTGATCGTGCGCGGAGTCGCCTTCGAGTACCGCGCGAAGCGGCCGGAGGAGCGGTGGCAGCGCAACTGGGAGCAGGCGATCTTCTGGACCTCGCTGGTGCCGGCGGTGCTGTGGGGTGTGGCCTTCGGCAACATCGTGCGCGGTGTGAAGATCGACGCCGAGATGGAGTACGTCGGCACCTTCGCGGACCTGCTCAATCCGTACGCGATCCTCGCCGGGCTGGTGACGCTGTCGCTCTTCACCTTCCATGGCGCGGTGTTCGTCGCGCTGAAGACGGTCGGGGACATCCGGGAGCGGGCGCGGAAGCTGGCCCGGACCCTGGGAGTGATCACGGCCGTGCTCGCGCTCGGCTTCCTGAGCTGGACCCAGGCGGAGAAGGGCGACGGGGTCAGCCTGGTCGCGATGATCGTCGCGGTCCTGGCGCTCGTGGGGGCGGTCGGGGCGAACCAGATGGGGCGTGAGGGCTGGTCGTTCGCCTTGTCGGGCCTCACGATCGCGGCGGCGGTGGCGATGCTCTTCCTGACGCTCTTCCCGAACGTCATGCCGTCGTCGCTCAATGAGCAGTGGAGCCTGACGGTGACCAACGCCTCGTCGAGCCCGTACACGCTGAAGATCATGACGTGGTGTGCGGCGATTGCGACGCCCGTGGTGCTGCTGTACCAGGGGTGGACGTACTGGGTGTTCCGGAAGCGGATCGGCACACAGCACATCGCTGATCCGCACTGA
- a CDS encoding cytochrome ubiquinol oxidase subunit I has translation MDLALAPETLARWQFGITTVYHFLFVPLTISLAALTAGLQTAWVRTGKEKYLRATKFWGKLFLINIAMGVVTGIVQEFQFGMNWSDYSRFVGDVFGAPLAFEALIAFFFESTFIGLWIFGWDKLPKKIHLACIWMVAIGTILSAYFILAANSWMQHPVGYRFNEANGRAELTDFWLVLTQNTALTQVFHTLTAAFLAGGAFMVGISAFHLRRKKHIPEMKSSLRLGLITVVIAGLLTAVSGDFLGKVMYKQQPMKMAAAEALWDGEKPAPFSVFAYGDVDKGHNTVAIEIPGLLSFLANDDFTSYVPGINDTNKAEQEKYGPGDYRPNIAVTYWGFRWMIGFGMASFAIGLVGLWMTRKKFLLPPALRVGEDEVPHVVLFKQPLGARLSRLYWLVAIWTLGFPLIASSWGWIFTEMGRQPWVVYGVLRTRDAVSPGVSQAEVLTSMIVFTALYAVLAVIEVKLLVKYVKAGPPELTESDLNPPTKIGGDDRDADRPMAFSY, from the coding sequence GTGGACCTCGCTCTGGCGCCAGAGACTCTGGCGCGCTGGCAGTTCGGCATCACGACCGTCTATCACTTCCTGTTCGTCCCCCTGACGATCTCGCTGGCCGCACTGACGGCCGGGCTGCAGACGGCCTGGGTGCGGACCGGGAAGGAGAAGTACCTCAGGGCGACCAAGTTCTGGGGCAAGCTCTTCCTGATCAACATCGCCATGGGTGTGGTCACGGGCATCGTGCAGGAGTTCCAGTTCGGCATGAACTGGTCCGACTACTCTCGCTTCGTCGGGGATGTGTTCGGAGCCCCGCTCGCCTTCGAGGCGCTGATCGCCTTCTTCTTCGAGTCCACGTTCATCGGCCTGTGGATCTTCGGCTGGGACAAGCTCCCGAAGAAGATCCATCTTGCCTGCATCTGGATGGTCGCGATCGGCACGATCCTCTCGGCGTACTTCATCCTGGCCGCCAACTCCTGGATGCAGCACCCGGTCGGCTACCGGTTCAACGAGGCGAACGGACGAGCGGAGCTCACGGACTTCTGGCTCGTCCTGACCCAGAACACCGCCCTCACCCAGGTCTTCCACACCCTCACGGCCGCCTTCCTCGCCGGTGGCGCGTTCATGGTCGGCATCTCCGCCTTCCATCTGCGGCGCAAGAAGCACATCCCGGAGATGAAGAGCTCGCTGCGGCTGGGCCTGATCACCGTCGTCATCGCGGGTCTGCTCACCGCCGTCAGCGGCGACTTCCTCGGCAAGGTCATGTACAAGCAGCAGCCGATGAAGATGGCCGCGGCCGAGGCGCTCTGGGACGGTGAGAAGCCGGCGCCGTTCTCCGTCTTCGCCTACGGCGATGTGGACAAGGGCCACAACACGGTCGCGATAGAGATCCCCGGCCTGCTCTCCTTCCTGGCCAACGACGACTTCACGTCGTACGTCCCCGGGATCAACGACACCAACAAGGCCGAGCAGGAGAAGTACGGGCCCGGCGACTACCGGCCCAACATCGCCGTCACCTACTGGGGCTTCCGCTGGATGATCGGCTTCGGCATGGCGTCCTTCGCCATCGGCCTGGTCGGACTCTGGATGACCCGCAAGAAGTTCCTGCTGCCACCCGCGTTGAGGGTGGGTGAGGACGAGGTGCCGCATGTCGTGCTCTTCAAGCAGCCGCTCGGCGCCAGGCTCAGCAGGCTGTACTGGCTGGTCGCGATCTGGACGCTTGGCTTCCCGCTGATCGCCAGCTCCTGGGGCTGGATCTTCACCGAGATGGGGCGGCAGCCCTGGGTCGTGTACGGAGTGCTCCGCACCCGTGACGCGGTCTCGCCCGGTGTCTCCCAGGCCGAAGTGCTCACCTCGATGATCGTCTTCACGGCGCTCTACGCGGTGCTCGCGGTGATCGAGGTCAAGCTGCTGGTGAAGTACGTCAAGGCCGGTCCTCCCGAGCTCACCGAGTCCGACCTCAACCCCCCCACCAAGATCGGCGGCGACGACCGCGACGCCGACCGGCCGATGGCCTTCTCCTACTGA
- the hisC gene encoding histidinol-phosphate transaminase, which produces MSETSPKLRAELDGIPTYKPGKPAAAEGPVAFKLSSNENPYPPLPGVMESALAAAGSFNRYPDMACTGLMNELSDRFGVPVSHLATGTGSVGVAQQLLQATAGPGDEVIYAWRSFEAYPIITQISGATSVPTPLTSGDVHDLDAMADAVTDRTRLIFVCNPNNPTGTVVHRAELERFLDRVPSDVLVVLDEAYREFIRDTDVPDGVEIYRRRPNVAVLRTFSKAYGLAGLRVGFAIAHEPVAAALRKTAVPFGVSQVAQDAAVASLRAEDELLGRVGSLVAERTRVHEGLVKQGWTVPQTQANFVWLRLGERTVDFAAACERAGVVVRPFPGEGVRVTIGECEANDVFLQTAEAFRSAL; this is translated from the coding sequence GTGAGCGAGACGAGCCCCAAGCTGCGCGCAGAGCTGGACGGCATTCCCACCTACAAGCCCGGCAAGCCCGCCGCGGCCGAGGGTCCGGTCGCGTTCAAGCTCTCCTCCAACGAGAATCCGTACCCGCCGCTGCCCGGCGTGATGGAGAGCGCTTTGGCCGCCGCCGGCAGCTTCAACCGGTATCCGGACATGGCCTGTACCGGGCTGATGAACGAGCTCTCCGACCGCTTCGGGGTGCCCGTGTCCCACCTGGCGACCGGCACCGGCTCCGTGGGAGTGGCCCAGCAGCTGCTCCAGGCCACCGCGGGCCCCGGCGACGAGGTCATCTACGCATGGCGGTCCTTCGAGGCGTACCCGATCATCACCCAGATCAGCGGGGCCACCTCGGTGCCGACGCCCCTGACCTCGGGCGATGTGCACGATCTGGACGCGATGGCGGACGCAGTCACCGACCGGACACGGCTGATCTTCGTCTGCAACCCGAACAACCCCACCGGCACGGTGGTGCACCGGGCCGAGCTGGAGCGGTTCCTCGACCGGGTGCCGTCCGATGTGCTGGTGGTGCTGGACGAGGCGTACCGCGAGTTCATCAGGGACACGGACGTGCCGGACGGTGTCGAGATCTACCGTCGGCGTCCGAACGTGGCCGTGCTCAGGACGTTCTCCAAGGCGTACGGTCTGGCCGGCCTGCGCGTCGGTTTCGCGATCGCCCACGAGCCGGTGGCCGCCGCGCTGCGCAAGACGGCGGTGCCCTTCGGCGTCAGCCAGGTCGCCCAGGACGCGGCGGTCGCGTCGCTGCGGGCCGAGGACGAACTGCTCGGCCGGGTCGGCTCGTTGGTCGCCGAGCGGACGCGGGTGCACGAGGGACTGGTGAAGCAGGGCTGGACCGTGCCGCAGACCCAGGCGAACTTCGTCTGGCTGAGGCTCGGCGAGCGCACGGTCGACTTCGCGGCGGCGTGCGAGCGGGCGGGGGTCGTGGTGCGGCCGTTCCCGGGTGAGGGTGTGCGGGTCACGATCGGCGAGTGCGAGGCGAACGACGTCTTCCTGCAGACGGCGGAGGCGTTCCGCTCGGCGCTGTAG